The stretch of DNA ACGGCGTTGATGCTGCCGCTGTCGGTGGCTCGGCCGAGCGCCGCGGCGACATCGCGGGCGCGTACGTCGACATCACCGACCTCGGCGAAGTAATGGAGGATCTGCTCGGTGAGCCTGCCGTAGTTCTTCCGGGCACTCTCCTTGTCGGAGGACTCCGGTGCGGCGTCGTGGTCCTCCGGCCGGGCCGGGGAGTGTTCTTGGTGCGCGTTCCCGGCGGAGGAAGTGGCGGTGGGCGCGGCGGTGGATGTGGCGTCGTGCGGTTCCTTCGCGGGCCGCGCCGGTTCCCCGTGTGCTGCGGCCTCGGCTGTCCGTGGGGGCGCGCCAGGGGTGTCTGTGGTGTGGGGAATACCCGGCCCGGCGGGCGACATGAGGACCTGAAGGGCACCAAGAGCCCGCTGGACGGAGCTGAGATGGGCGACTACCGCGGCCAGTTCCCTCTCCAGGGACTGCTTCTGGACTTCCAGGCGGGCCAAGTCGTCCTGGAGGCTCTCGGCGGTGACCTCAATGTGATGTGCCGCGTGGGTGACAGACACCTTGTGTTCCTCTCGTGCTCAACCCTTGTGATCGTGTCCGCGCTCGACTCGCCTCGGATTGTCGTCCGGCTCCATACAGATACCACTTCACATCATATGGGGGGCGCCCCAATTGCTGTGGTGTGATCGGATCGCCCCCACATGGTGTCGGGTCACTGCCGGGGTGACAGCCCGAGCGGCCCGGCCGGGGCGGCGTGTGCGGAAGCGGCTCGGGGCTCCCTGCTCACGACCTTCGTCACGCTGTACCGCCCTTCGGCCATGGGCGGAAATCCGGATTCCGGACGACCGGTTGACCGACAAGTACCCGTTTTGTGTGCCACCTGAGGGCGCTCAGCCCTCCAGGGACGCAGCGTAGGACGACAACTTGGCCGGATTCATGACCCACATGATGCGGTCGATGCCCTCCGCGGAAACGTCCAGCGACAGCAGGGCCACAGCCTTGCCCGCGGTGGAGATGAGCACGGCAGGCCGTCCATTGGCCTCCGTCCACCGCGACTGCGCCCGGGGCCAGAAGCGCGGCGCGAACGCGACGAGGTACCGGGAGACGTGCGTACGCCCGACGACAGGGATCTTCGAGGCGCCGCGCACCCCGCCGCCGTCGGAGTAGCTGACGACGTCCGTGGCGAGGATCTGCTCCAGCTCCGCCAGGTTCCCGTGGCGCGCGGCGTTCAAAAACACCTCAAGCAGACGCCGGTGGTCGGCGGGACTGACACGCTCCTTGCGCTGGGCACTGAGATGCTTGCGAGCACGGCTCACCAGTTGGCGTGTGTTGGCCTCCGTGGTCTCCAGGATCTCCGCGATCCTGCGATAGGGATACTCGAAGGCCTCGCGCAGGACATAGGCGGCTCGTTCCACCGGATTGAGCTTCTCCAGCAGAAACAGGACGGCCAGATCCAGGGCCTCGGCCCGCTCGGCTCCCACCTGCGGGTCCGCGGAGGTGCTGACCGGCTCGGGCAGCCACGGACCCACGTACGACTCGCGCCGTACCCGGGCGGACTGGGCGAAGTTGATCGCCAGACGCGTGGTGATCGTCGTCAGGAACGCTGAGGGTTCGAGGATGTCCGCGCGGTCGGTCTTCTGCCAGCGCAGCCAGACGTCCTGGACGATGTCCTCGGCCTCCACGGCGCTGCCGAGCACGCGGTAGACGATGCCGAACAGCCGCGGACGTACGGCGAGGAAGTCCTTCGTCGCCTGGTCGAGAGAGTCGGTACCGTCCCCAGTGTGCATGGTCGCCCCTTCCGGATCGAGGCCCCCATGCTACAAACCGGCGGAGCAAAAGGTGCGGTCGGCCAGGTCGGTCCTGACGTGTCGAACGGACACACTCGCGAGCCCCCGTACGTGTCACAGATCCACTCGGTCTCCGGGCAACTCGGCCGAGGGGCGGGGAGATGTGACCCGCCCCATCCACATGGCGACTTACGGAAGGTTCACAACAGTGTCGGACACGCACGCAGGGCACGCGCACGCAGCCGGCGCCCCGGCGGCTTCGGATAGCTGGCTGACCGCGGCGCAGGTGCTGCAGGACGCCGCGCCCCTGACGATCCCCGAGGGCGCTTCTGCGATGACCATCCAGGTGGAGTGGGAGCCGGGAGACCCGGGCACCCCGCCGCACCGCCACTCCGGTCCCGCCTTCGGATATGTGGTCGAGGGCGCGGTCCGCTTCGAGTTGGAGGGCGAACCCGAGCGGTGGTCGAGGCCGGCGGCACGTTCTGGGAGCCTGGCGGCGACGTGATCCACTATCAGGACGGCAACGCCCTCGGTGACGCGCGGACCCGGTTCGTGGTGACCATGATGTGCGCACCCGGAAAGCCGATGCTCGAACTCGTCTCCAAGGACGAGCTTGCGGGGCGCGCCCGCCTTCGCTCCCCACGCCCCACCGGATGAGCCCGCCGGTACCGGGCCACCGCACGGGAGGGCATGCGACGCGACGAGGTCCTCCGACGCCGTGCCCGCGCCACCGCGCGCCGATGACGGCCTTGCCGCGCATCAGGAAGTCCGACGGACAACTGTCGTGACGGACAACTGTCGTGGGGTACCCGGAGCCATCCAGCAGGTCGGATGATCGCCGATGTGCGGGTTGGCGATGGCGGGCCCCGCCAGCAGCCTGTCGAGCGGAACCTCGTCGCGTGGCAGCGCGGAAAGTACCAGCGAATCGCGCATCGGGGCGACGCCGTCCGAGCGGCTCCGGGGACACATCGGTCACGAGGCTCGGGGCGAGCGTGCGGTACGGGCCGCCCGAGTGCCCGCCCCTCGCCGCGGGCCGGACGCGGCGAGGGGCGGGCCGGTACGGATGGCCGCGCGGGCGGATCAGCCG from Streptomyces tsukubensis encodes:
- a CDS encoding RNA polymerase sigma-70 factor: MHTGDGTDSLDQATKDFLAVRPRLFGIVYRVLGSAVEAEDIVQDVWLRWQKTDRADILEPSAFLTTITTRLAINFAQSARVRRESYVGPWLPEPVSTSADPQVGAERAEALDLAVLFLLEKLNPVERAAYVLREAFEYPYRRIAEILETTEANTRQLVSRARKHLSAQRKERVSPADHRRLLEVFLNAARHGNLAELEQILATDVVSYSDGGGVRGASKIPVVGRTHVSRYLVAFAPRFWPRAQSRWTEANGRPAVLISTAGKAVALLSLDVSAEGIDRIMWVMNPAKLSSYAASLEG